GAAGCACGTCGGAAACAAGAAGAGGAGAGGAGGGAAAGGGAGGAAGAACAGAGGAGAAAAGAAGAGGCGGAGAGGTCACAGATAGAGCAGCAGAAGTGAGTTGCTGTTTTTAAACATTGAGTTTCACTTTCCTGAGACTTGAACATTTGACATTCAaagtaaattataattataaatagattTATAAGGATATACATTGTCACTATTTAACTTATGCATTTGTTACAGTAATAAATATGTGGAACTATGTCactatcatttaaaataaaatattgagtaTAAGGAATATCAAACAaaacttttataaattataaCTGAGGTTTCAGTGGTCAGTTGCTTCTGTGGGTATGACTGCtgctgttttgaaaatgttataaCATGTgttgtatgtacgtatgtgtgcaCAGACAGCAGATCATGGCTGCTCTGAATGCACAAACGGCAGTGCAGTTTCAACAGTATTCCAAACAGCAGTATCCAGACAATCCAGAGCAACAGCATACACTCATCAAACAATTACAGGAACAGCACTACCAACAATATGTCCAGCAGGCCCTCCGTTTGCAGCAACAGGTATGGGTACAATTTGAGTGTCAATCCTGGGTCTTTGTATTACATTGTACATTTGTTACTGTGAATTCAGATTAGACTGAAGTCAGCACAGCACTAGCTTTATAGGCAATTGTAAATCTTTATTGGCAAAAACAAATTGTTACTTTTGACATGGAGTGAAACCTGGGTACATGGTATGCTTAAATTTGAACAATAATTGTGTTGAAAAGATTGGATGAGTAGCTTTTGTGGTGATGTTCTGTGACAACCAAACAAATCATCCATAGATCAGGATTTGGTCTTGGGCTTTTTGTTTATGATTTCAACACTTTGGTCACTACTCAAGATTTTCATGTGTACAGATGGCCTTGCAAAAGCAGCAAGAGAACTCAGGTGTGACTCAAACACCAGAGGCTCCATCTCGTTTCTCAAGCGATGCAGCGTCCACCTGCAATCCAAGCAATCAATCAATTTCATTGGAGAATCAGGAACAGCAGACAAACTCAAAAGCCTTCCATTTGTGTGTAGAAGGAAAACCAGGAGGTATGTTTGACCTTCCGAATTACTTCAAATTGTGACAAAGAATCTCATTTTCTGATACTCAGAAAACATATCTTTATCAAcctattttaggtttatttatgGTTGTGTCATaagtaacaaaatatttttttcttaggtGTTAATAATGTGTGAAACACCAAGTTTAATGGTTAACTGCTTGTTCCAAGTACACAATAGTGGTCTTTGTTGAAAACCtgctgtctttcttttttttaatgaatgcagAGACACTTATTGTTGCTCCCTCTATGTGGACACGGCCTCAAATAAGAGAGTTTAAGGAGAAGGTGATGCACGATGAGGACTCTGTGATCACAGTTGGCCGAGGGGAGATGTTGACAGTACGAGTGCCCACTCATGAGGATGGCTCACACCTCTTCTgggaattcgccactgatcactaCGACATCGGTTTTGGGCTGTACTTTGAGTGGAAGGACTTGACCATGTCACCAAGCAACAATAATGAAGGGACGTCTGCTACTGAAACTAAAGAAGGTAAGACGGTGGCTTACTTTGACTTATAGCTACAACACAGTACTGgttgtttagtttatttttttaccagCTTTGCTTGGATCAGGGTTCCCAGGGTCATTTGTGATCATTAgattaggattttttttacaaattgttcAATGTCAGACagattcactaatgaatcattcagtatGATATGTGAACTGGTTCGAATGAAAATTACAGATTCAAAATAATGATTCACTCACAAATTGGACAGCACTATGTTTTACtttacacaagagcaatatctagcatTAAACTATATTAGACCAGAGTAtaactagagaaaaaaaaaaatgcattgactatagaaatttccatgatttttccttCACTTTTCCAGCATTTTCCCTGGTAATTAATAACATACTTAAATACATTAAGCATTTATTGAAGTTTTACATAAAATCATAGTATTTCATATCcattattaatttgatttgatcATTAATTCAGGGACAACACAGGCTGAAGGAGAGAAAGAGCTGGAGGAGAACAGACTTCCACTGATAAATGAGGTGGTTCCTGTTTGCCGTCGGGACAGCCATGAGGAAGTCTATGCAGGCAGTCACCAATATCCTGGCCAGGGAGTTTACCTTCTGAAATTTGACAATTCCTACTCCTTCTGGAGGCCAAAGGTTGTCTATTACAGAGTATATTACACCAGATAAACATCACTAAGACAATATCATGTCGCACATGACCGGGTGCTGAATTCAAACACCCTTCTGCCTTTTAGTATGTTGAGTTTTTGATTTGGGTgatggtaaaataaatacattcttgGATCAACAGAAATACAACCTGCTTAAGGAGAGTAACTTAAACCAAATATGTTAAATGAGCTATGCAGGTACAGCAATAGAGTACTCTTGTTGTTAAAATACATCCTTTGTTTCGGAGACAAAGGTATTTGCGTTCTCTGCTTTCGTTTGCTGAGTGATACACAAATCCTGTTTTGGTGTCCTGGTCCAAATCTTGAAAGTCATATACTCTATAAATATGTATCATTTCCCATGAAGGAACAACAGTTTATTTTCCCAATatcttttcttatttattttgttcagtcAGTGAAGGAAGGGTAAAATTTGATTGTTTGAACTGATGTAATGGATTCAAGcactttaaagttttaaaagtaaGTTATGGATCCCACTGAAAGTTAAAACTGGTGATAtttcaccttttttgtttttattgttgtttgggTTATTGATTGGGTCAAAAcaatatatcatttaataattttgACTGTCTATGTGAAGGCTTAATCTCATCTTAAACATGATTATTCTTTTCCGTTTATATGTTAGGGGAGTTGGAACATGATTTTATTAGCTGTTTTAAAGTTGATTAACAGTTTAAAAGTTCTTATAAATGTTTGCACAAACCTAGTAATATTCCAAGATGTCAAGTTTATAACATCTTTGTTTTGGCTTTCTAATAAGGGTGATAGTACACTATTCTGTGTATTCTACAATTATTAACAAATGTCAACTACTGGAACAATATATGCAGATGTTCATGTATGTGCGAAACTACGCATGACCCAAAATTTTGCACACTCTACAGTGATGGAGAATATATTGTTTATAGCCTCAGAAATGGAGGTATAAAAGCTCTAATGAAGATTAGACTAAACAGGATAGTTTTGtctaaaaagatttaaaaattacatttgattCTTCAAGAATTACACGTGGCAGCTAATCTTTAGCAAGATGTAACCATTTGGCATGGTAATGGatcttttgcttttttaattgcCATTGCTTTTTTGATATAAAAGTTTTTACTGTCCCATTTATAACTGGACGTGTTGAGTGTTCATCTGTAAATTTCAGAATGCAATCTAAATTTGTAACAtttagtgtattttattttaaataaattctttTATAGGTAAGTGTGCAGGtaaaacacacaataaaaacaatgcaaagtATGTTTAAATGTTCATATATCTATGATTGTAACACTGAATAAAAGGTCAAAGATCAAAGACAAAGGGGATAAACAGAcacaatttgtttttatattgcaTTAATTCCTACTTAATATTTATTATGCAAAATAAGGCAATCATACCAACCAAGTTTGCTATTCCTTGGTATtaaaacaaatggaaaaataGGCAGAATGTAATTAAATACGACCCTCCATTCAGTGTCTATTTTTAGAAGTAGTTTCTTTATACTGGTATTGCCATGTGCATCTTTAGTTACGTGTAATAGCAGCATTTATAGCACTGTGTAAAGCAGACAATAGCCTTATCTTGTCTTCTTCCCTATCTGTAGCACAAATCCATTGGCGCTTTGGGCTCTCCAGCTGAAAAGTGTTCTGAACATCTGAAGAGATTAAAATGAGGTTAAAAACTTCAAAAATACTTTAAGGAAcaatctgggttcaatacaagttaagctcaaatgacagcatttgtgacgcaatgctgattaccacaatcATTAAGTTCGACTCGTccatacttttctttaaaaaaaagcaaaaattaaagttacagtgaggcacttacaatgcaagtgaatggggcccattttggGGTGGTTTTGtgtagcttataattttatacaagcacttacattcattcttctgttaaaacttgtgtattatttgagctgttacgttatttaaatctttgtttttacagtcatttttgggtttgttgatattacatcatcatggcaacagagttgtaaaagTGGCAGGGGCCTGgggagctcagcgagtattgacgctgtctaccacccatggagttgcgagttcgaatccagggcgtgctgagtgactccagccaggtctcctaagcaaccaattggcccggttgttagggagggtagagtcacatggggtaacctcctcgtggttgcgattaggggttttcgctctcagtggggtgcgtggtaagttgtgtgtggatcgcggagagtagcatgaggctccacatgctgtgagtctttgcggtgtcatgcacagcgagccacgtgataagatggtcTCAGaattggaggcaactgagacttgtcctccgccacccggattgaggtgagtaaccgcaccaccacgaggacctactaagtagtgggaattgggcattccaaattgggagaaaaggggataaaaaataaaaataattgtaaaattggctataactttacacagaaaaggtttgtaagtgaaattgagggacgagtcaaaatacatttttgtggtaatcgatattatgccacaaatgctgtcgattgagattaacttgtaatataacccagaatattcctttaatgactttgtgtaaaTGGTAACAGTTTTCTTCATCTAAATATTACTAAGTTTAAAAAACAACTCATTCTAGAGATCTGCACATTGTATTATGTGGTAACATACACTTTGTATCTGTGATTTCCACAACATTTAGACAATGCAGAGCAATGGAGGCCAGAAAGGTGTGAGTTGTGTTCACTGCCAGACAAAATGGTACGTTTGAGACACTTCTCTCAGTCAGTACAAGAGCATCATTAAACAGAAACAATCCCAGGTCACTCACATGCTCATACATCCtgagaaaagaaagagaatgaaaatatatttcattCCTGCTATGTGAGGTTGGATTAGGAAAAGTGCTTTGCTAATAGACTATTCTATTTCTTATAGACTTTGACATACTGAGTTTGTTGATATGAGATTCTAGTTAGACTACTTCAAAACAGAAAATGGTAGGAGAAACCCTTTTTTCTCTGTTATTTGATCTGAGGTCAACAGCAATACCTGAGAGAGGCAGCAATGTCTCTATTTAGGCATATCAGTAATGCCACTTCCTGTGTGGTGATCAAGTATCTGCTCCCCTCCAACAAATTCTAAAAACAGAACAAACATAgtgttatattatactatatttgtaattttgcaaaaaaaaaacatatccaggcaatatttcacctcaaaataaaaAGGAAGCAGATTGAAGCCTATTTTAGTACCATTAAGAGTTTTGCATTACACgcctttaattttttatttttttttctccaaatcacaatattttcaaAGGAGATTCTCATTAAATATTCTTTACTTTTATTGTCTTATTACAGcttcattgtcatgaaaatagcATTGCAATTcaaatcttaatggtcttaaaacaggcttcattattcattattatacatataaaggacccttttcacacttccgggTTTTAGAACATGGAAGTAAGTAAATGCAGGGTTAACTTCAATtgtggtgaatgggagtgaatgggagaccacagcaaatatcatTTTTGCTCACACATTTGCtccaatataaaaagaaaaacggcactattacatttccacaactttccaaatgaagaaaaaaatagaaagcaATGGATTACAACATTCTGACAATTTACTGTCACTTTCAGCAGCTGTATATTGCACCTCACTGCAtctgttaacttttttttttttttttttaactaattccagggtaatacgAAGTATAAAGTTAAACATTAACACTAAATCATTCataaaattcaaaaataaaaaagtttgctacattgatgctgctaaataaggcgtaAATGCATCAATACAGTGTGTAAAAGAGGTCCATGAGTTCCTATTAGATTAtggggtgaaatatgagctgAACAGGTTTCATGTGATTCACCCATAAATGCTCAGTTTTCCAccacatacatttttctgttgtcTGTACTAAACTTGTCTCCTGGCCTTTACTGTGCCATTTGAGAACCTAATCTGTGTCAGGAATGACTGGTACATTCATATGCAACTTACTGGGCAGCTCTGAATTGTGCTCTGTGCTTCCAGGATTCTCAAGTCTTTATTCAGGCTCCTTTTCAACTGAGagtgaaaaacacacaaaatattttgttttaagctCTAATTTGCATGGATGTTAACATGCAAATTACACTGTGCACTGCACCATCAGCTGTGTGTTATCTCCAAACACACCTTATGGATGAAACTCCTGTAAGTCATCAGTGTGTTGAGTGCAGATGATAACTGTGTGTAGTCGGGGTGCTCAGGTGGTGTGTGTAGCGTTAAAGCCTGAAGCAAAGTCACATACTCATCCACCCGTGCACATGGGGCAAGTAACAGCTCCTGAAGACTGGACATAAGATAAATTTCTATCTAAGCCATCCTTAAggctgttaaaaatgtatttgttgtaactttacCTCAGCATTCTGGTAGCAAGGGTCCTGTCGTGTCTCTTCAGAAAGGTTCGGAATACAGGAAGCATCTCTCTGCACTACAAAGCATACAAAACACATGGTTTAGTGCTTCTTCCTTAAAAAGCATGAAGCAGAGAGGAGTGAGATATTTATTAGGAGTGAAAACTGAGACCTACCTTGTCTATTGTTCTGAGAATGGTAGGATAGTTGTTGAAGAAGTTAGTGTAAGcccgtagtttggtgcaaaactTGACACAAACATCACCCACACACTGCTGTGGACCCCATTCCTCCCACCTCTCAGTAAGCTCCTTCAGAAAAATACTAGAAGACCAGAGTTAAGAAAACAGgaagaaacaaaatgtatttaaaaagaaaaaaattatgtggACAAGTATTTTACTTGTTTGCCTCCAAAATGTCCAGCAGAGGGCAGAAGATTGTAATGAGACTGACGGAGCTGATAATGGCTCGGTTGGAGTCCAGTGCAGCTCTCAGAGGACTGTAGTAAACTGTGGCCACCGCCTGAAGCTGCCTCACAAAATTTCTCTCACTATTCAAAAGCTCTTTGCACACAGTACTGCGCCCATCTGCATCACTCATCAAGCCCTAAAAGTAAATGAGAGGAATAAGGCACACATTGTCAACCACTGAGGACATATAGTATAACCTAATTAATGATTTACAACAGAAACACTAACCTTTGTAGACTCTGGAATGGGGTTCATGATATAAGATGAAGCGCTTTCTGTGAGAAACAATGGGTCAGTATTCTTCAAACCACCATTGACAGATCTTTGTAAAAAGTGTCCCAAAAACTCTAAGGGGTCATCCTACAGCACAACAGGAAAAACAACCAATCAGGTTCAGGGAAATGCAGCAGTGCAAAGTATGTTAACAGAATGTTTCAAGCTTACTGGAGTCTCATTCATCAGTGCCACTAGTCCCTGAATCAAACATTGCATGACATCAGATTTAAGGGAGATGACAGGCATCTTTATATGGTCCCAAAGCAGCAGACCTGCCGAGGACACAAAGAAAATGGCTTCAATACAATCAAAAGAGGATGAGCACAAAGCAATGTGAAATGTTATGAAAGAGATGGCATAATCACATAATCATCTACAGTCActgaagggatatttcacccaaaaatgaaaattctgtcataatttactcaccttcatgtcgttccaaacccatatgactttctttcttatgtggaacacaaggagatgttttaatgagtatagtggtctgtcttttcaatacaatgccaGTGGATAGAgcttcactttaaagcttaaaaagggagACGGATATATCTGcagacagagctccaaaaaggggcgggagctccaaattGCCaacaaagatatagggagccccttacctaaccccttccctaaacctaaccatctgtggaggtgtcgcccccttttggagttggcgcaacccccttttggagtaaccccacctgGAGAAACCACACCCTATTtcggagattccacccccatttggagatctccggcctaCAGCTATACATGCTTGTAAAAAGGACCCAAagatatcataaaagtagtccatgtgattaATGTatcatattccaagacttctgaaggcatacgatagggtttggtgagaaacaacctgaaattgaaGTAATTTGTCCATTGCGCATACATGTATTCATTACAGAGAAGCAGCAGATGTCAAGAATTTcacttaaaaattacttaaatgtagTTTTCATTTGccttagaagacttggaatatgatcacatgaactacttttattatacttttgggtCCGTTTTTAAGACACTACCCACTGCCATCTTATTGAGAAGAGAagtaatattcattaaaacatctcctttagtgttcttCAAAAGAAAAAATGTTATATCGtttttggaacgatatgaggttGAGTCATTTATGACAGAagtttcaattttgggtgaacaatcccttaaaAGCTTTAAAACAGTTAAATCTCTGACTTACCCAGGATACGACCCCTGATCTCTTGACACAGAATGTGCAGCTGTGGTCCAAGCTGTTTCTGCAGCTTTTTACAGGCTTCATCTATCCACTCTGCCTGCCGGCACCAGCTCAGGAGAAGGGTCTCGTTCAGATACACCAATGGAGGAAACTCACCCGTCCCGGACCATTCACTAAGAACTAGAACAAATcagaaaagttttcttttttaGGATTCACAACATTCAATCCTAACATTTTCCCATATGGCAGTTTTACCCTTCCTCACTGTTTCCATTCTATACATGGCACCTATTCTGTATGACTTCAGTACAGATATTTGTTGTCAGACATTTGTGAAACTCACTGTGCTGGTAGGAGCCAGTACAGATCCCTGTGGGAGCTCTGACATTCAGACCAGTCATAGCAGACAGCTTCCTCATCAGCGCCATCCCTGAAACTGAACGATCAAAACAGAACAGCTcttgaatacatttacatttatgcatttggctgacgcttttatccaaagcgacttacag
This Myxocyprinus asiaticus isolate MX2 ecotype Aquarium Trade chromosome 20, UBuf_Myxa_2, whole genome shotgun sequence DNA region includes the following protein-coding sequences:
- the LOC127411262 gene encoding Golgi resident protein GCP60-like, coding for MAAEVQPESDTALNASDRTEETCENGTETEIHPPNNDENHKSCENVEEHQKSWSLERNWGFTLEELFRLALKFFKEMNGKAFNPTYEENLRLVALHKQITFGPYNPKECPEIGFFDVLGNDRRKEWLRLGSMAREDAMEDFVKLLNSCCGLFAPYVASHKIEKEEQERRQREEEERLRLEREEQERQQLEEEARRKQEEERREREEEQRRKEEAERSQIEQQKQQIMAALNAQTAVQFQQYSKQQYPDNPEQQHTLIKQLQEQHYQQYVQQALRLQQQMALQKQQENSGVTQTPEAPSRFSSDAASTCNPSNQSISLENQEQQTNSKAFHLCVEGKPGETLIVAPSMWTRPQIREFKEKVMHDEDSVITVGRGEMLTVRVPTHEDGSHLFWEFATDHYDIGFGLYFEWKDLTMSPSNNNEGTSATETKEGTTQAEGEKELEENRLPLINEVVPVCRRDSHEEVYAGSHQYPGQGVYLLKFDNSYSFWRPKVVYYRVYYTR
- the LOC127411256 gene encoding epithelial cell-transforming sequence 2 oncogene-like, giving the protein MTSVEFRTHHKYKNRGNKDFINHWQMKVTDNRQSHADGPRSDGAETRFSAWTPVTNKACNQQLFQERTTLILHWFDLWTDRQRKEFISQLLRRCSKSQLKFTSDCLSEAVPITQMDFTAVLPRFLSLYIMSFLSPRDVCAAAQVCWHWRFLAEQDCLWSPKCIRLGWFLPYSPSDHEYGAWKRHYVACATSLDILTPREAADIYGTLNESLTAPDEQEELWREHMIRQTIREKIAEHKKSALKTRRAWLNPSKLGTSVTGTIQKHPLSLTAALLHIGEECRLKKSLSSVETQFGLTIKSTLENTYATSLVRTPSMRFTYSSLFKRPARSTCCPPPHFLLVSSKVPGYELLLAAVQVSVLVLPYDSQGTTLEALLFLAERALQGKIIQSVGILAEGSTDEINLTEGMSITEKTVLKPCVREFWEKLCGWVVPASEGGSLNIFAPLAASVSGMALMRKLSAMTGLNVRAPTGICTGSYQHILSEWSGTGEFPPLVYLNETLLLSWCRQAEWIDEACKKLQKQLGPQLHILCQEIRGRILGLLLWDHIKMPVISLKSDVMQCLIQGLVALMNETPDDPLEFLGHFLQRSVNGGLKNTDPLFLTESASSYIMNPIPESTKGLMSDADGRSTVCKELLNSERNFVRQLQAVATVYYSPLRAALDSNRAIISSVSLITIFCPLLDILEANNIFLKELTERWEEWGPQQCVGDVCVKFCTKLRAYTNFFNNYPTILRTIDKCREMLPVFRTFLKRHDRTLATRMLSLQELLLAPCARVDEYVTLLQALTLHTPPEHPDYTQLSSALNTLMTYRSFIHKLKRSLNKDLRILEAQSTIQSCPNLLEGSRYLITTQEVALLICLNRDIAASLRMYEHVSDLGLFLFNDALVLTERSVSNVPFCLAVNTTHTFLASIALHCLNVVEITDTKYVQNTFQLESPKRQWICATDREEDKIRLLSALHSAINAAITRN